Proteins encoded together in one Apteryx mantelli isolate bAptMan1 unplaced genomic scaffold, bAptMan1.hap1 HAP1_SCAFFOLD_20, whole genome shotgun sequence window:
- the LOC136996073 gene encoding olfactory receptor 14A16-like — protein sequence MSNSSSLNEFLLLGFANTRELQLLHFSLFLGIYLAALLGNGLIITAIACDHHLHTPMYFFLLNLSLLDLGTISTTVPKSMANSLWDTRAISYSGCAAQVFLVIFLFGGEYSLLTVMAYDRYVAICRPLHYGTIMGSRACVKMAAAAWASGFLTAVLHTGNTFSIPLCKGNVVDQFFCEIPQILKLSCSDSYLREVGLLVFTASLDFGCFVFIVLSYVQIFSAVLRIPSEQGRHKAFSMCLPHLAVVFLFISTAFFAYLKPPSLSSPALDLVVTVLYSVVPPAVNPLIYSMRNKELKDALREVMS from the coding sequence atgtccaacagcagctccctcaacgagtttctCCTCCTCGGATTTGcaaacacacgggagctgcagctcttgcacttctcgctcttcctgggcatctacctggctgccctcctgggcaacggcctcatcatcacagccatagcctgtgaccaccacctccacacccccatgtacttcttcctcctcaacctctccctcctcgaccttggcaccatctccaccacagtccccaaatccatggccaattccctgtgggacaccagggccatttcctactcaggatgtgctgcccaggtcttcctggttatcttcttgtttggaggagaatattctcttctcacagtcatggcctatgaccgctatgttgccatctgcagacccctgcattatgggaccatcatgggcagcagagcttgtgtcaaaatggcagcagctgcctgggccagtggttttctcactgctgtgctgcacactgggaacaccttttcaataccactctgcaaaggcaatgttgtggaccagttcttctgtgaaattccccagatcctcaagctctcctgctcagactcctacctcagggaagttgggcttcttgtgtttACTGCCTCTTTAGactttggatgttttgttttcattgtgctgtcctacgtgcagatcttcagtgctgtgctgaggatcccctctgagcagggacgacacaaagccttttccatgtgcctgcctcacctggctgtggttttcctgttcatcagcaccgcattttttgcctacctgaagcccccctccctctcctccccagctctggatctggtggtgactgttctgtactcagtggtgcctccagcagtgaaccccctcatctacagcatgaggaacaaggagctgaaagatgccctgagggaAGTGATGTCatag